The proteins below come from a single Stomoxys calcitrans chromosome 1, idStoCalc2.1, whole genome shotgun sequence genomic window:
- the LOC106092363 gene encoding COP9 signalosome complex subunit 4, with product MVITANNLRSQLMSLVNFSGTHKEQTDRYRQLLEVVLTNTGNDLIDTLKLFVEAIVNEHVSLVISRQILNDVGIQLSKLPDEVSKVVSHFTLDKVQPRVISFEEQVAGIRQHLAEIYERNQQWRDAANVLVGIPLETGQKQYTVDYKLETYLKIARLYLEENDSAQAEFYINRASLLQAETHSEELQVMYKVCYARVLDYRRKFIEAAQRYNELSYRTIVDEGERMTALKKALICTVLASAGQQRSRMLATLFKDERCQQLPAYSILEKMYLDRIIRRSELQEFEALLQPHQKAATVDGSSILDRAVFEHNLLSASKLYNNITFAELGALLEIPASKAENIASQMITEGRMNGHIDQIIGIVHFEKREVLPLWDGQIQSLCYQVNSIIEKIAAAEPDWMAHTLDGVNS from the exons ATGGTTATAACAGCAAACAATTTACGCAGCCAATTGATGTCGTTGGTAAACTTCTCAGGAACCCATAAAGAGCAGACGGATCGATATCGCCAACTTCTTGAAGTTGTGCTCACCAATACCGGCAATGATTTGATCGATACTCTAAAACTGTTCGTTGAAGCTATTGTTAATGAGCATGTTAGTCTGGTCATATCACGGCAGATACTAAATGATGTTGGAATTCAGCTAAGTAAACTTCCCGATGAAGTTTCCAAGGTGGTGTCACATTTTACTTTGGATAAGGTCCAACCGCGTGTAATATCATTTGAAGAACAGGTGGCCGGGATTCGTCagcatttagctgaaatatacGAGCGTAATCAGCAGTGGCGAGATGCCGCTAATGTGTTGGTCGGCATACCTCTGGAAACAGGACAGAAACAATATACAGTGGACTACAAACTAGAAACATACTTAAAAATAGCTCGCCTATATTTGGAAGAGAATGATTCAGCACAAGCTGAATTTTATATTAATCGAGCCTCATTATTACAGGCAGAGACACACAGTGAGGAACTACAA gtCATGTATAAAGTTTGTTATGCCCGTGTTTTGGACTATCGTCGGAAATTTATTGAAGCGGCACAACGCTacaatgaactttcttacaGAACTATTGTAGATGAAGGGGAACGTATGACAGCTcttaaaaaggcattaatatGCACAGTCTTAGCATCCGCTGGTCAGCAACGCTCTCGTATGTTAGCTACTCTCTTCAAAGATGAACGTTGTCAACAATTGCCAGCCTATTCCATACTTGAGAAAATGTATTTGGATCGCATTATAAGGCGTTCAGAGTTGCAGGAGTTTGAAGCTCTTCTGCAGCCCCATCAGAAAGCTGCCACTGTTGACGGTTCATCTATTTTAGACCGCGCCGTTTTCGAACACAATCTTTTATCTGCCAGCAAATTGTACAATAACATAACATTTGCAGAATTAGGTGCTCTACTGGAAATTCCCGCTTCAAAAGCAGAAAATATCGCATCACAAATGATAACCGAAGGCCGTATGAATGGTCATATCGATCAAATCATAGGTATTGTACATTTTGAGAAACGTGAGGTATTACCTCTGTGGGATGGACAGATACAGTCTCTATGCTATCAAGTAAATtctattattgaaaaaattgctgCAGCCGAACCCGATTGGATGGCACACACTTTGGATGGGGTAAACTCTTAA